From Bradyrhizobium sp. sBnM-33:
GAGGCGATGCTGGCCTATGATTTGATCGGCTTCCAGACCGAAGAAGACTGCGAGAACTTCCTGGCTTACGCGCAGTCCGACCTCGGCCTCGTCGTGCATGACGGCGTCATCATTTCGCGTCACGGCCGAACGCGCGCTGCGGTATTTCCGATCGGCATCGATCCCCAGCAATTCGCGCAGTTGGCAACGAAGGCGTCGACACATCCGGATGTCTCGCGGCTGCGGCGCAGCCTGAATGGCGAGAAACTCGCGATCGGGGTCGACCGGCTGGATTATTCCAAGGGCCTGATCAACCGCATCAAGGCGTTCGACCGGATGTGGACCTTGCACCCGTCGCTGGCGCGCACGGTGTCGTTGCTGCAGATCGCAACACCGTCGCGCGGCGCGATCGAGGCCTACGGCAATCTGCAGAGCGAGGTCGCAAGGCTGGTCAGCGATGTCAACGGCGTTCACGGTGAAGTCGACTGGACGCCGATCCGTTATCTCAACAAGGGCTACGGCCAGGCGGTGCTCGCCGGCCTCTATCGCACTGCGCAGGTCGGCGTCGTCACGCCGCTGCAGGACGGCATGAATCTCGTCGCCAAGGAATATGTCGCCGCGCAAAACCCGGTTGACCCCGGCGTGCTCGTGCTGTCGAAATTCGCCGGCGCCGCCAACGAACTCGATACTGCGCTATTGGTCAATCCGCACGACATTGACGGCATGGCGCGCACCATTGCGATCGCGCTGTCGATGCCGCTCACCGAACGGCGGATGCGCTGGGAGGCAATGATGGCGAAGCTGCGCGGCCATACCATCCAGCAATGGTTCGCCGACTTCACTGACGCGCTGCGCGAAAGCCAGCTCG
This genomic window contains:
- a CDS encoding trehalose-6-phosphate synthase, with the protein product MNLVVVSNRVSRGKPNEPMTGGLAAALLPIVEKSGAIWVGSSGRVRDGNQKEPFAEIEALGAGALAMLDLPAAHYGGYYEGFANSALWPALHSRADLIRASQEDYLSYREVNAFMARALFRFRKADSAFWVQDYHFLALGAELRDLGVTEPIGFFLHTPWPARSVIGGVPHHRELVEAMLAYDLIGFQTEEDCENFLAYAQSDLGLVVHDGVIISRHGRTRAAVFPIGIDPQQFAQLATKASTHPDVSRLRRSLNGEKLAIGVDRLDYSKGLINRIKAFDRMWTLHPSLARTVSLLQIATPSRGAIEAYGNLQSEVARLVSDVNGVHGEVDWTPIRYLNKGYGQAVLAGLYRTAQVGVVTPLQDGMNLVAKEYVAAQNPVDPGVLVLSKFAGAANELDTALLVNPHDIDGMARTIAIALSMPLTERRMRWEAMMAKLRGHTIQQWFADFTDALRESQLDRSEVAPVMAEPPLWPLRSAGSNNARYH